GCTCCCTTCGGCTACCGAACGCGGGACACCCTCTCGCTCGAAGCGGGATCGCCGCTATTCGAAACCGAACTCGAGGGACAGATTCCGAACGTCCTCGGGCTCCGGAACGCCCTGGACTTCGAGAAGGGCTGTTACGTCGGCCAGGAGGTCGTCTCCCGGGTCGAGAACCGGGGCCAGCCCAGCAAGCGCCTCGTCGGACTCGAGCTCGAGGGCGAGGACGTCCCGGAGGCCGGCGCCGCGGTCTTCGACGGCGACTCGTCGGTCGGCGAGATCACCCGGGCCGACACCAGTCCGCTGCTCGAGGAGCCGATCGCGCTCGCGGTCGTCGAGTTCGGCCTCGAGGCCGAGACAGTGACGGTCCGGGTCGGCGGCGAGGAGGTCCCGGCCGCACGCACCGCGCTCCCGTTCGTCGAGGGGTCGGATCGCTCGGACAGGCTGCCGACCTACGAACCCGCGGAGTAACTTGATCGACACCCCGCGGCCGTCGGCCGACGTCGAGACCGCCACCGGAACTGGCCGGGCACAGCCTCAAGAACCTCGGTAGCGGAGTCGCCGCCATGGATTCGGCCACCGACTTCGAGGAACTGGTCGACCGCGTCCGCACCCAGTCCGAGGACGCCGCCGGCTCCGACACCGACCGGGTAACGATTCGCTCGTTCGGCGAGCTCGATGCCGACGCGCTCGCCGAACTGCTCGAGACCGTCGAGACCGACGCGAGCGAACCGGGCTCGCTGACGTTTCTCCTCTCACGGGAGAACGCCGACCGCGTCCTCGAGCGCGAGGACGACCTGGAGGACGTCGACGGTCTCGAGGACGAACTCGGCCGCGAGCTGCGAGTCGAGGAGGGGATGCCCGACGACGCCGTGTTGCTGTTAGATCCCGAGGCCGTCGACGGTGTGGAGCTGCGCGAGCCCGAGTCGATCGCCTGCGGGCTCGTCGGCGCTGACCGCTGACGGCTCCGGTCGGGTTCGTACCGCCGTCGGACGGAGCGCTAGGACTCGAGCTCCCGATCCGACTCCCGGAGCTCGCGTTGTTCGACCGAGTGACCGGTCTCGACGTGGTGGCAAATCATCACCCTGTTGAGCTCGCCGTCGGCGTCGTCCTCGACGCGGCGGCTCCAGTCGCACTCCTCACAGTACGCGATTGGCACAGACGGAGTTTCGAGTACGGGCTCTTGAATTATGTGATCCGGTCCCGGGAACCAGAGGCGCGATCCAGCGGCGATCGGGGACCACCGTTAACTGCGGGCCCGCCGTACGACGCCCGATGGCAGACGTCGACGGTCGTCCGAACGTGTTGTTCGTCCTCACCGACCAGGAGCGGTACGACTACTCCGCACCCGACGGTCCGCCCGTCGAGACGGAGACGATCGATCGGCTCTCGAGCGAGGGGATGCGGTTCGAGCGGGCCGTTACCCCGATCAGCATCTGTACGAGCGCCAGAGCCTCCCTGCTGACCGGGCTGTTCCCCCACGGCCACGGGATGTTGAACAACAGCCACGAGGCCGACGCGATCCGGGCGAACCTGCCGACGGAGCTGCCGACGTTCTCCGAGCTGCTCGCCGAGTCGGGCTACGAGCTGACCTACACGGGCAAGTGGCACGTCGGCGACGACCAGACCCCCGAGGACTTCGGCTTCTCGTACCTGGGCGGCAGCGACAAACACCACGACGACATTGACGAGGCGTTCCGCGAGTACCGCGAGGAGCGCGGGACGCCGCTCGGGGAGACCGAGCTCGAGGACGAGATCTACACCCGCGGCGGCGAGGAGTCGGGGACGTTCGTCGCGGCGAAAACGCCCGTCGACGTCGAGGACACGCGGGCGTACTTCCTCGCCGAGCGGACGATCGACGCGATCGAGGCCCATGCGGAGGGCAACCGCGAGGAGCCGTTCTTCCACCGGGCGGACTTCTACGGCCCCCACCACCCCTACGTCGTCCCCGAGCCGTACGCCTCGATGTACGACCCCGCGGCGATCGAACGGCCCGAAAGCTACGCCGAGACCTACGACGGGAAACCCCAGGTTCACGAGAACTTCCTGCATTACCGGGGCGTCGCCGACTTCGACTGGGAAACCTGGGCCGAAGCGATCGCGAAGTACCGCGGGTTCGTGACGATGATCGACGACCAGCTCGAGCGGATCCTCGACGTCCTCGAAGACCACGGTCTCGACGAGGAGACCGCGGTCGTCCACGCCGCCGACCACGGCGACTTCGTCGGCGGCCACCGCCAGTTCAACAAGGGGCCGCTGATGTACGACGACACCTACCGCGTCCCGCTGCAGGTGCGCTGGCCGGGGGTCGTCGAGCCCGGCTCCGTCTGCGAGGACCCGGTTCACCTCCACGATCTGGCCGCGACCTTCCTCGAGATGGGTGACGTCGCGGCGCCGGACTCCTTCGACGCGCGGAGTCTCGTTCCCCTGCTCGAGGGCGAGGACGGAACGGACCGTCCCGACGCCGTGTTCGCGCAGTACCACGGCGACGAGTTCGGGCTCTACACCCAGCGGATGGTCCGCACCGAGCGGTACAAGTACGTCTACAACGGCCCCGATATCGACGAGCTGTACGACCTGGAGACCGATCCCGCGGAGCTGCAGAACCTGATCGACCACCCTGGCTACGCCGACGTCCGCGGGGCGATGCGGGAGCGACTGGTCGACTGGATGGACCGGACCGACGACCCGAACCGGAAGTGGGTGCCGGACGTCCTGCGAGATCGGGAGCGGAACTGATCGGGAGGCGGGAAGCGTACGTTTACGGTTCCGAAGCGGGTAGCCACGCCTATGACCGACGGACCGATCGCGACGGAGGGGAACCGATGAGTCGATCCGGACGCGACGAACCGGACCCCGAGGAGCTCCGCGAACAGGCCGCCGAGGACGAGGCGATCGCCGACGCGCTCGAGGACCTGGTCGTCGAACTGCGGGACGAACCGATCAAGGAGAGCCGGCTCGAGGGGTTGTTCGACGAGGCAACGACCAGCGATCCGGGGATCTGGAACACCGTCACCGCCTTCATCGACGTCGAGGACGGGGCGGCGATCGTCACCGACGAGTCCAAGCTCGCCCAGGGAAAGTGGGCCCCCGAGATCGTCGACGACTGCGACACGATGGTGACGATCGACATCCAGCGCGGGCTGATGCCCGACGACTTCAAGTACCAGGTCGGCCGCGAGCTCCAGGATCGGATCACGGAGTTCCGCGAAGCGGCTGCGAAGAAACGCCAGGAGGCCGACGAGCTCGAGGCCGACGGCGACGGAGAGTAACGCCTCGGGGGCCGTTCGACGACCGAACGTGACGTCCTCGAGGCTGACGCCGACGAGTCGCGACAGAAATATGTCAGCTCGGCTGGACGGTGACGTATGTCCGAGTTCGTCACGCCGCCGCCGCTGGAACGGGGCGACCGCGTCGCCGTCCTCGCACCCTCGAGCGGCGGCGCGCGGGAAGCGCCCCACGTCTTCGAGCTGGGTCTCGAGCGACTGCGGAACCGATTCGGCCTCGAACCGGTCGTCTACCCGACGGCCCGACAGGGAAACGACTTCCTCGCTGCCAACCCCCGCGCCAGAGCTGCGGACGTCCACGCTGCCTTTCGCGATTCCGACATCGGTGGGATCGTCGCCACCATCGGCGGCAGCGACCAGTTACGGATCCTGAAACACCTCGACCCGGACGTCCTCCGGGCCAACCCGACCCGGTTCTACGGAATGAGCGACAATACCGCCCTCCAGCTGTTGCTGTGGAACGCTGGCATCGTCTCGTACAACGGCGCCCAGCTGATGAACGAGCTCGCCGTCCCGGGCGAGCTGCCCGGCTACACCGAGCGGTACTG
This genomic window from Natronococcus occultus SP4 contains:
- a CDS encoding sulfatase-like hydrolase/transferase, yielding MADVDGRPNVLFVLTDQERYDYSAPDGPPVETETIDRLSSEGMRFERAVTPISICTSARASLLTGLFPHGHGMLNNSHEADAIRANLPTELPTFSELLAESGYELTYTGKWHVGDDQTPEDFGFSYLGGSDKHHDDIDEAFREYREERGTPLGETELEDEIYTRGGEESGTFVAAKTPVDVEDTRAYFLAERTIDAIEAHAEGNREEPFFHRADFYGPHHPYVVPEPYASMYDPAAIERPESYAETYDGKPQVHENFLHYRGVADFDWETWAEAIAKYRGFVTMIDDQLERILDVLEDHGLDEETAVVHAADHGDFVGGHRQFNKGPLMYDDTYRVPLQVRWPGVVEPGSVCEDPVHLHDLAATFLEMGDVAAPDSFDARSLVPLLEGEDGTDRPDAVFAQYHGDEFGLYTQRMVRTERYKYVYNGPDIDELYDLETDPAELQNLIDHPGYADVRGAMRERLVDWMDRTDDPNRKWVPDVLRDRERN